One Cicer arietinum cultivar CDC Frontier isolate Library 1 chromosome 8, Cicar.CDCFrontier_v2.0, whole genome shotgun sequence DNA segment encodes these proteins:
- the LOC101503351 gene encoding GDSL esterase/lipase At4g10955-like has protein sequence MASESSNFDISGPLHLTHVNWDNPYNRKSVAASLVQGAYILEEDRQKQREGSNALAPRWWTFFHFQLLHTLVDDVGNSIFGAIYEFKPPSSMYNNTLHRGPRYVIAFRGTMIKVSSFMRDIRLDLKLLKNGLHRTSRSKIAIEAVKNTVVSVGSSNLWLAGHSLGSGMALLAGKTMAKNGVFIETFLFNPPYAYAPVARIRNRKWKRRIKFAGSMLTAGFAIAMKDKKNSTFDSFVALPNWIPCLFVNPHDYICSGYVEYFEQRRKMEEIGAGSIEKIATQNSVVSLMMSALFDKDSEPMHVIPSANVTENLTPQQNFIEAHRLNQWWKPDLHLESKLYKYQ, from the exons ATGGCTTCTGAGAGTAGCAATTTTGACATCTCTGGACCCTTACATCTAACTCATGTCAATTG GGATAACCCATATAATCGAAAGTCAGTAGCTGCTAGTTTGGTCCAAGGTGCTTACATTCTAGAAGAGGATCGACAAAAACAAAGGGAAGGTTCTAATGCTCTAGCACCTCGTTGGTGGACATTCTTCCACTTTCAACTCCTTCATACACTAGTTGATGATGTTGGTAACTCCATATTTGGTGCAATTTATGAGTTCAAGCCTCCATCATCAATGTACAACAACACCTTACATAGAGGTCCTCGTTATGTAATCGCGTTTCGAGGGACTATGATCAAAGTAAGCTCATTTATGCGTGATATTAGATTGGATCTCAAACTTCTCAAAAATGGACTTCATCGAACTTCACGTTCAAAAATTGCTATCGAAGCCGTCAAAAACACAGTGGTTAGTGTTGGCAGTTCCAATTTATGGTTGGCCGGGCACTCTCTAGGATCAGGCATGGCATTGCTTGCTGGAAAAACAATGGCTAAAAATGGTGTATTCATTGAGACTTTTCTTTTCAACCCTCCATATGCATATGCTCCAGTCGCGAGAATCAGAAACAGGAAATGGAAACGTCGGATTAAATTCGCTGGCAGTATGCTAACGGCCGGATTCGCAATTGCCatgaaggataagaaaaattctaCCTTTGATTCATTTGTTGCTCTGCCTAACTGGATTCCATGCTTATTTGTGAATCCACATGACTATATATGTTCAGGGTATGTCGAATACTTTGaacagagaagaaaaatggagGAGATTGGTGCTGGAAGCATTGAGAAGATAGCAACACAAAACTCAGTTGTTTCTCTTATGATGAGTGCATTGTTTGATAAGGATTCTGAACCTATGCATGTCATTCCTTCAGCTAATGTGACTGAGAACTTAACTCCACAACAGAACTTCATAGAAGCTCATAGACTTAACCAGTGGTGGAAACCAGACTTACACTTGGAATCCAAGCTCTACAAATACCAGTAG
- the LOC101503686 gene encoding GDSL esterase/lipase At4g10955-like — protein sequence MASERDYFHLSGPLHLTHVKWDNLYHRKSVAASLVQGVYVQEKDRQEQRKGPNALAFPWWAFFHFQLLHTLVDDVDNSIFGAIYEFKPPPSKCNDTLHKTPRYVIAFRGTIKKPDSISRDIELDLQFIRNGLHQTSRSNIAIEAVRNMVASVGGSNLWLAGHSLGSCMTLLAGKDMAKNGILIESFLFNPPYASAPIERIRSKKLKHRLRIASSVVKAGLAIAMKDKKSSSFDSLSAWIPCLFVNPSDYICSEYVGYFEHRRKMEEIGAGSIEKVATQNSVISLMMSAFGKESEPLHLIPSATLAVNFTPSRNFKEAHGIHQWWKPDLCLQSKLYKY from the exons ATGGCTTCTGAGAGGGACTATTTTCACCTCTCTGGACCCTTACATCTAACTCATGTCAAATG GGATAATCTATACCATCGAAAATCAGTTGCTGCTAGTTTGGTCCAAGGTGTTTATGTTCAAGAAAAGGACCGGCAAGAACAACGAAAAGGTCCCAATGCTCTAGCATTTCCTTGGTGGGCATTCTTCCACTTTCAACTCCTTCATACACTAGTTGATGATGTTGATAACTCCATATTTGGTGCGATTTATGAGTTCAAGCCTCCACCATCAAAGTGCAATGACACCTTACATAAAACTCCACGATATGTAATCGCGTTTCGAGGAACAATAAAGAAACCAGACTCAATTTCACGCGATATTGAGTTGGATCTCCAATTTATCAGAAATGGACTTCATCAAACTTCGCGCTCAAACATAGCTATCGAAGCGGTAAGAAACATGGTGGCTAGTGTTGGTGGTTCAAATTTATGGTTGGCTGGCCACTCTTTAGGATCATGCATGACATTGCTTGCGGGAAAAGACATGGCTAAAAATGGTATACTCATTGAATCTTTTCTTTTCAATCCTCCATATGCATCTGCTCCAATTGAGAGAATTAGAAGTAAGAAACTAAAACATAGGCTTCGAATTGCTAGCAGCGTGGTAAAGGCCGGACTCGCTATCGCTATGAAGGATAAAAAAAGTTCATCGTTTGATTCATTGTCTGCTTGGATTCCATGTTTGTTTGTGAATCCAAGTGACTATATATGTTCGGAGTATGTTGGATACTTCGAACATAGAAGAAAAATGGAGGAGATTGGTGCTGGAAGCATTGAGAAAGTAGCAACACAAAACTCAGTTATTTCTCTAATGATGAGTGCTTTTGGGAAGGAATCTGAACCTCTGCATCTGATTCCTTCAGCTACTTTGGCAGTGAACTTTACTCCTTCACGGAATTTTAAAGAAGCTCATGGGATTCACCAGTGGTGGAAACCAGATTTATGCTTGCAATCCAAGCTCTACAAATACTAA
- the LOC101503027 gene encoding uncharacterized protein, protein MSQPERPPSSRTNNLASCFVATFFLIFFILIIFILYFTLFKPMHPKISVTAVQFPSFSVTNNGTTVNFTFSQYASVKNPNKGTFSHYDSSFQLLYNGKPIGFMFVPAGKINAHRTEYIAATFTVQSLPLGLGPNNRDGLDKMRPTMEIEFRIEMSGRVRVLHLFTHHVEAIADCRVAITISDGSVLGFHC, encoded by the coding sequence ATGAGCCAGCCGGAGAGGCCACCGTCAAGCCGTACCAACAACCTAGCCTCATGTTTCGTCGCCACCTTTTTCTTAATCTTCTTCATCCTCATCATCTTCATTCTCTACTTCACCCTTTTCAAACCAATGCATCCCAAAATCTCCGTCACCGCCGTCCAATTCCCCTCCTTTTCCGTCACCAACAACGGCACCACCGTCAATTTCACTTTCTCACAGTACGCTtcagttaaaaaccctaacaaaGGCACTTTCTCACACTACGATAGCTCATTTCAGCTTCTCTACAATGGAAAACCAATCGGATTCATGTTCGTCCCCGCCGGCAAGATTAATGCCCATAGAACGGAGTACATAGCGGCCACATTTACCGTTCAGTCTCTTCCATTGGGCCTTGGGCCCAATAATCGGGATGGGCTTGATAAAATGAGGCCCACTATGGAAATTGAATTCAGAATAGAGATGAGTGGGAGAGTGAGGGTGTTGCATCTGTTCACTCATCATGTTGAAGCCATAGCTGATTGCAGGGTCGCCATCACTATCTCCGATGGATCCGTTTTAGGTTTTCActgctaa
- the LOC101502713 gene encoding phosphatidylinositol 4-kinase gamma 2: MSVVDVAQTPIFKQSENSHFNWQERIKRCSGESILIYLTVDGAVTPMRVLESDSIASVKMRIQTRNGVSEKKQKLVSNGRELARNSTLVKDYGVTAGNVVHLVLRLSDMIFIVVRTTCGKEFEFQIDRHRNVAHLKQCIKKKGKGFIDLVEEEPEFFCRGEKLDDQRIFHDICKNDDDDVIHLIVQKSAQVNATLVHDKDLELSVVADTTENKNQNQKQNVVNIIEQPCDVNFCLEPVFVNPKINLFPFLWDMIDSTFNGLKNGNKPVRSSEGTGGAYFMQDSKGVEYVSVFKPIDEEPMAVNNPHGLPVSLDGEGLKRGTKVGEGAVREVAAYILDHPKAGPRLVSGEAIGFSGVQPTVMVRCFHEAFNYPDDGYCGSLEMDQKVGSLQMFMNNNGNCEDIGPGAFPVEEVHKISVLDIRMANADRHAGNILFRKEPSGRTVLIPIDHGYCLPEKFEDCTFDWLYWPQARQPYSPDTVDYINSLDAEKDIELLKYYGWNVPVECARTLRISTMLLKKGVERGLTPYAIGSIMCRENLNKKSVIEEIVCEAQELSLPGMEESVFLEFVSQIMDSRLGELLK, translated from the exons ATGTCGGTTGTTGATGTTGCTCAGACTCCGATTTTCAAACAATCGGAAAATTcacattttaattggcaagaaCGAATTAAACGTTGCTCCGGTGAATCGATTCTAATATATCTAACTGTCGACGGAGCCGTTACACCGATGCGTGTTTTAGAATCCGATTCAATTGCTTCAGTGAAAATGAGGATTCAAACGCGAAATGGTGTTTCTGAGAAGAAGCAGAAGCTAGTTTCAAATGGAAGAGAGCTAGCACGAAATAGCACGCTTGTCAAAGATTACGGTGTAACCGCCGGCAATGTTGTTCATTTGGTTCTTCGTCTCTCTGACATGATTTTCATTGTCGTGAGAACAACCTGCGGGAAGGAATTTGAGTTTCAGATTGATCGGCATAGGAACGTGGCGCATCTTAAACAGTGTATTAAAAAGAAAGGGAAAGGTTTCATTGATCTTGTGGAAGAGGAACCGGAGTTTTTTTGCCGCGGCGAAAAGCTTGATGATCAGAGAATTTTTCATGATATTTGTaaaaatgatgatgatgatgttatTCATCTCATTGTTCAAAAATCAGCACAAGTTAATGCTACATTGGTTCACGATAAGGATTTGGAACTTTCTGTTGTTGCAGATACAACAGAGaataaaaatcagaatcagaaacAGAATGTAGTTAATATTATAGAACAACCTTGTGATGTTAATTTCTGTTTAGAGCCAGTTTTTGTGAACCCTAAGATCAATTTGTTTCCTTTCCTATGGGATATGATTGATTCAACTTTCAATGGTTTGAAAAATGGAAATAAACCTGTAAGATCTTCTGAGGGAACAGGTGGGGCTTACTTCATGCAAGATTCTAAAGGTGTTGAGTATGTTTCTGTTTTCAAGCCTATTGATGAGGAACCAATGGCTGTTAATAATCCACATGGATTGCCGGTTTCATTGGACGGTGAGGGTTTAAAGAGAGGGACAAAGGTCGGAGAAGGAGCTGTGAGAGAAGTTGCAGCCTATATATTGGATCATCCAAAGGCTGGACCACGGTTGGTGTCTGGTGAAGCCATTGGTTTTTCCGGTGTTCAGCCTACTGTTATGGTTCGGTGTTTTCATGAAGCGTTTAATTACCCGGATGACGGGTATTGTGGCTCTTTGGAGATGGATCAGAAGGTAGGGTCTTTGCAGATGTTTATGAATAACAATGGTAATTGTGAGGATATTGGACCTGGAGCTTTTCCCGTGGAAGAGGTGCATAAGATCAGTGTGCTTGATATAAGAATGGCTAATGCAGATAGGCATGCAGGTAATATATTGTTTAGAAAAGAGCCAAGTGGGAGGACTGTGCTTATTCCTATTGATCATGGATATTGTCTTCCTGAGAAA TTTGAAGATTGCACATTTGATTGGCTTTACTGGCCTCAAGCACGTCAGCCATACTCTCCCGATACAGTTGATTATATAAACTCTCTGGATGCTGAAAAGGACATAGAGCTTCTAAAATATTATGGTTGGAATGTTCCAGTTGAGTGTGCCAGAACACTCCGCATCTCCACAATGCTATTGAAGAAAGGGGTTGAGAGAGGTCTCACTCCCTATGCCATTGGAAGCATCATGTGTAGGG AAAATTTGAACAAGAAATCGGTGATCGAAGAGATTGTCTGTGAAGCTCAGGAATTATCGCTACCTGGCATGGAGGAATCtgtttttcttgaatttgtATCACAGATCATGGATTCCCGCCTCGGTGAGCTTTTGAAatag